The following are encoded in a window of Impatiens glandulifera chromosome 5, dImpGla2.1, whole genome shotgun sequence genomic DNA:
- the LOC124938767 gene encoding phosphatidylinositol:ceramide inositolphosphotransferase 2-like: MSLYLRLEASKLWKRFCSETVTEINLLFENWSYLLAGIIFQYIHGLAARGAHYFHRPGPILPDVGFYLLPELGQEKAYISETVFSFIFLSFALWTSQPFFLKTKKFYTALLWCRVLAFLVVCQILRIITFYSTMLPGPNYHCREGSRLARLPPPDNALEVLLINSRGILYGCGDLIFSSHMIFSLVFVRTYQKYGTKKVVKQCAWLVVLIQSVLIVASRKHYTVDVIVAWYTVNLVVSYVDHKLPEMADRSGAYLPVSSKDSGRITREENQKPTQNGNSGDLIEGIRI, encoded by the exons ATGTCTCTATACCTTCGTCTCGAGGCTTCTAAG CTATGGAAGAGGTTCTGTTCGGAGACTGTTACAGAGATCAATCTTCTTTTTGAAAACTGGAGTTATCTTCTCGCCGGAATCATCTTCCAG TACATTCATGGCTTGGCTGCTCGAGGAGCTCATTATTTTCATAGACCCGGTCCAATTCTTCCTGACGTTGGGTTTTATCTTCTTCCG GAGCTTGGGCAAGAAAAAGCCTATATCAGTGAGACtgtatttagttttattttcctATCCTTTGCTTTG TGGACTTCTCAACCCTTCTTCCTAAAGACTAAAAAGTTCTATACAGCACTCTTGTGGTGTAGGGTTCTTGCGTTTTTAGTT gtGTGTCAGATTCTTcgaattataacattttattctaCTATGCTTCCTGGCCCAAATTATCATTGTCGCGAG GGCTCAAGGCTTGCGAGGTTGCCACCTCCAGATAACGCGCTTGAAGTTCTGTTAATTAATT CTCGAGGAATATTATACGGTTGTGGTGACTTGATATTTTCATCGCATATGATCTTCTCCCTCGTATTTGTGCGTACATATCAGAAATATGGCACCAagaa GGTAGTAAAGCAATGTGCTTGGTTAGTTGTGTTAATTCAAAGTGTGTTGATTGTGGCGTCGCGAAAACATTATACAGTGGATGTCATCGTTGCATG gtACACTGTTAATTTGGTGGTATCTTATGTTGACCATAAATTGCCCG AAATGGCGGATCGGTCTGGAGCTTATCTGCCTGTAAGCAGCAAAGATAGTGGAAGGATCACAAGAGAAGAGAATCAAAAgccaacacaaaatgggaattCTGGAGATCTTATTGAAGgaattagaatttaa